One Streptomyces mobaraensis NBRC 13819 = DSM 40847 DNA segment encodes these proteins:
- the argB gene encoding acetylglutamate kinase, which yields MSTTTTSGSGSTRKHTALPKARTLVEALPWLTRHHGKTVVIKFGGNAMVDDDLKAAFAQDVVFLRHAGLRPVVVHGGGPQISAQLDRFGIASEFKAGLRVTTPEAMDVVRMVLAGQVQRELVGLLNRHGPLAVGLTGEDAHTMTATRHYARIDGERVDLGRVGEITAIDTGAVQALLDNGRIPVVSSIARSAEDGHVYNVNADTAAAALAAALGAETLMVLTDVEGLYADWPHSDDVISRLTASELEALLPELSSGMVPKMEGCLHAVRNGVANARVIDGRVQHSILLEIFTDEGIGTMVVPDGLESPDGPESTDTDADQPGGTS from the coding sequence ATGAGCACCACGACCACCAGCGGTAGCGGCAGCACCCGCAAACACACCGCCCTCCCCAAGGCCCGCACCCTCGTCGAGGCGCTGCCCTGGCTGACGCGGCACCACGGCAAGACGGTCGTCATCAAGTTCGGCGGAAACGCCATGGTGGACGACGACTTGAAGGCCGCCTTCGCCCAGGACGTCGTCTTCCTCCGGCACGCCGGGCTCCGTCCGGTCGTCGTGCACGGGGGCGGGCCGCAGATCAGCGCGCAGCTCGACCGGTTCGGGATCGCGTCCGAGTTCAAGGCGGGCCTGCGGGTCACCACGCCGGAGGCGATGGACGTCGTCCGGATGGTCCTCGCCGGACAGGTGCAGCGCGAACTCGTCGGCCTGCTCAACCGGCACGGCCCCCTCGCCGTCGGCCTCACCGGCGAGGACGCCCACACCATGACCGCCACCCGGCACTACGCCCGCATCGACGGCGAACGCGTGGACCTCGGGCGCGTCGGCGAGATCACCGCCATCGACACCGGCGCCGTCCAGGCCCTCCTCGACAACGGCCGGATCCCCGTCGTCTCCTCGATCGCCCGCAGCGCCGAGGACGGACACGTCTACAACGTCAACGCCGACACCGCCGCCGCCGCGCTCGCCGCCGCCCTCGGCGCCGAGACCCTGATGGTCCTCACCGACGTCGAGGGGCTCTACGCGGACTGGCCGCACAGCGACGACGTCATCAGCCGCCTCACCGCGAGCGAACTGGAAGCGCTGCTCCCGGAACTGTCGAGCGGCATGGTGCCCAAGATGGAGGGCTGTCTGCACGCCGTCCGCAACGGAGTCGCCAACGCCCGTGTCATCGACGGGCGGGTGCAGCACTCGATCCTGCTGGAGATCTTCACGGACGAGGGGATCGGGACGATGGTCGTCCCGGACGGCCTGGAGAGTCCGGACGGCCCGGAGAGTACGGACACGGACGCCGATCAGCCTGGGGGAACCTCATGA
- the argJ gene encoding bifunctional glutamate N-acetyltransferase/amino-acid acetyltransferase ArgJ — MSVTAAKGFTAAGVAAGLKDSGAPDVALVVNRGPGRAAAGVFTSNRVKAAPVLWSQRVLRSGEVAAVVLNSGGANACTGPAGFQDTHATAEKAAEVLGCGAGEVAVASTGLIGVRLPMDKLLPGVEKAAASLSAHGGEKAAIAIKTTDTVHKTAVVERDGWVVGGMAKGAGMLAPGLATMLVVLTTDADVDAPGLDEALRAAVRTTFDRVDSDGCMSTNDTVLLLSSAASGISPDAAAFTDAVREVCDDLARQLIGDAEGASKDIRIEVINAASEEDAVEVGRSIARNNLLKCALHGEDPNWGRVLSAIGTTSAAFDPDRLNVAINDVWVCRNGSVGDDRDLVDMRYREVRITADLAEGGESAVIWANDLTADYVHENSAYSS, encoded by the coding sequence GTGAGTGTGACGGCGGCGAAGGGGTTCACGGCGGCGGGTGTGGCTGCCGGGCTGAAGGACAGTGGTGCGCCGGATGTGGCGTTGGTGGTGAATCGGGGTCCGGGTCGGGCGGCGGCGGGGGTGTTCACTTCCAACCGGGTCAAGGCGGCTCCGGTGTTGTGGTCGCAGCGGGTGCTGAGGTCGGGGGAGGTGGCGGCCGTCGTCCTCAACTCCGGTGGCGCCAACGCCTGCACCGGCCCCGCCGGTTTCCAGGACACCCACGCGACGGCGGAGAAGGCGGCAGAGGTGCTCGGCTGCGGCGCCGGCGAGGTGGCGGTGGCCTCCACCGGTCTGATCGGCGTCCGGCTGCCCATGGACAAGCTGCTGCCGGGCGTGGAGAAGGCCGCGGCGAGCCTGTCGGCGCACGGCGGTGAGAAGGCCGCCATCGCGATCAAGACGACGGACACGGTGCACAAGACGGCCGTCGTGGAGCGGGACGGCTGGGTGGTGGGGGGTATGGCCAAGGGTGCGGGGATGCTCGCGCCGGGCCTGGCCACCATGCTCGTCGTCCTCACCACCGACGCGGACGTCGACGCCCCCGGCCTGGACGAGGCCCTGCGCGCGGCCGTCCGTACCACCTTCGACCGGGTCGACTCCGACGGCTGTATGTCCACCAACGACACCGTCCTGCTGCTGTCCTCGGCCGCCTCGGGTATCTCTCCGGACGCCGCCGCGTTCACCGATGCCGTGCGCGAGGTCTGCGACGACCTGGCCCGGCAGCTGATCGGGGACGCGGAAGGGGCGAGCAAGGACATCCGCATCGAGGTGATCAACGCGGCGTCGGAGGAGGACGCGGTGGAGGTGGGCCGGTCCATCGCCCGCAATAACCTCCTCAAGTGCGCGTTGCACGGCGAGGATCCCAACTGGGGCCGGGTGCTGTCCGCGATCGGCACCACGTCCGCGGCCTTCGATCCGGACAGGCTGAACGTGGCGATCAACGACGTGTGGGTCTGCCGCAACGGTTCCGTCGGTGACGACCGCGACCTCGTCGACATGCGCTACCGCGAAGTCCGCATCACCGCCGACCTGGCCGAGGGCGGCGAATCCGCCGTCATCTGGGCCAACGACCTCACCGCCGACTACGTCCACGAGAACAGCGCCTACTCCTCATGA
- the argC gene encoding N-acetyl-gamma-glutamyl-phosphate reductase, translating to MAIRAAVAGASGYAGGEVLRLLLGHPRVEIGALTGNSSAGRTLGEVQPHLPALADRVLQETSAEALAGHDVVFLALPHGRSAAVAERLGPDVLVIDCGADFRLRDAGEWVRFYGSPYAGVWPYGLPELPGGREALRGVRRVAVPGCYPTAVSLALWPAFGAGLVEPEAVVVAASGTSGAGKAVKPHLLGSEVMGSMSPYGVGGGHRHTPEIAQNLAAVAGGPVSVSFTPTLAPMPRGILATCSARALPGVTAGAVRAAYEKAYGGEPFARLLPEGCWPSTGAVTGSNAAQVQVVLDESARRVIAVSAIDNLTKGTAGGAVQSMNIALGLAEELGLSTTGVAP from the coding sequence ATGGCGATACGAGCGGCAGTGGCCGGAGCGAGCGGGTACGCGGGCGGCGAAGTGCTGCGTCTGCTGCTCGGGCACCCCCGTGTCGAGATCGGGGCGCTGACCGGCAACAGCAGCGCCGGCCGGACGCTCGGTGAGGTGCAGCCCCATCTGCCTGCGCTGGCCGACCGGGTCCTCCAGGAGACCTCCGCCGAGGCGCTCGCCGGGCATGACGTCGTCTTCCTGGCCCTGCCGCACGGGCGGTCGGCCGCGGTCGCCGAGCGGCTGGGCCCGGACGTCCTGGTTATCGATTGTGGTGCGGATTTCCGGTTGCGGGATGCGGGGGAGTGGGTGCGGTTCTACGGGTCGCCGTATGCGGGGGTGTGGCCGTATGGGTTGCCGGAGTTGCCCGGGGGGCGGGAGGCGTTGCGGGGGGTGCGGCGGGTGGCGGTGCCGGGGTGTTATCCGACGGCGGTGTCGTTGGCGTTGTGGCCTGCTTTCGGGGCGGGGTTGGTGGAGCCGGAGGCGGTGGTCGTGGCGGCGTCGGGTACCTCCGGGGCGGGCAAGGCGGTCAAGCCGCATCTGCTGGGCAGTGAGGTGATGGGGTCGATGAGTCCGTACGGGGTGGGGGGTGGGCATCGGCATACGCCGGAGATCGCGCAGAATCTCGCCGCTGTGGCGGGTGGGCCGGTGAGTGTGTCGTTCACGCCGACGCTGGCGCCCATGCCCCGCGGGATCCTGGCCACGTGCAGTGCCAGGGCGTTGCCCGGTGTCACCGCCGGCGCCGTGCGCGCGGCGTATGAGAAGGCGTACGGCGGCGAGCCGTTCGCCCGTCTGCTGCCCGAGGGGTGCTGGCCGTCGACCGGGGCGGTGACCGGGTCCAACGCCGCGCAGGTCCAGGTCGTCCTGGACGAGTCCGCGCGGCGTGTGATCGCGGTCAGTGCGATCGACAATCTGACCAAGGGCACTGCCGGTGGTGCGGTGCAGAGCATGAACATCGCCCTCGGGCTGGCCGAGGAGCTGGGACTTTCCACGACAGGGGTGGCTCCGTGA
- a CDS encoding MFS transporter: MTPAPDSPWHLREFRTLFAADVFSHLGTNVGYVAIPLLAVTTLDASPGQAGALAALSTVAFLLIGLPAGAWLDRMPGRRVLVAADAARAALLASVPVAWWLDALSLSQLYAVVLLNGCATVFFDVGSQSILPALVGRERLVRANSVIVSLMAGAAIAGRGAGGFLVQLFTAPLAIAGGALAYLASALGLTRIGQGAPAPAPAARRRLRAEVAEGLRHVFGSPELRALVLTGTLANLGAQMINSMLPVLFTRRLHLPVGALGLYWAIGGVGLLLGAACARRLGGRLGHGRTLGLAGLWVAPAALTVGLVGRGPWLWLAGAGWLITMTKTGIDNVLGVSLRQHLTPDSLSGRMNATFRFLLTGALAIGSALGGLVGEYVGVRAAAWTGAVCMAGAFLPVLCSPLRTLRTLPSTTPSAALTVAPEARPVPGCGWAGALSPTTARRTGPAAPRSRRSP, from the coding sequence ATGACCCCAGCACCCGATTCCCCGTGGCACCTGCGCGAGTTCCGCACGCTCTTCGCCGCCGACGTCTTCAGCCACCTCGGCACCAACGTCGGCTACGTCGCGATTCCGCTGCTCGCCGTCACCACCCTCGACGCGAGCCCCGGACAGGCGGGCGCACTGGCCGCGTTGTCCACCGTCGCCTTCCTGCTGATCGGCCTGCCCGCGGGCGCCTGGCTGGACCGGATGCCGGGACGACGCGTCCTGGTGGCCGCCGACGCCGCCCGCGCCGCGCTGCTCGCCTCCGTCCCCGTCGCCTGGTGGCTGGACGCCCTGTCACTGTCGCAGTTGTACGCCGTGGTGCTGCTCAACGGGTGCGCCACCGTGTTCTTCGACGTCGGTTCGCAGAGCATCCTGCCGGCGCTCGTCGGCCGCGAACGCCTGGTCCGGGCGAACTCCGTGATCGTGAGCCTGATGGCCGGCGCCGCCATCGCGGGACGCGGCGCCGGCGGCTTCCTTGTGCAACTGTTCACCGCCCCCCTGGCGATAGCGGGCGGCGCCCTCGCCTATCTGGCCTCGGCCCTCGGCCTCACCCGGATCGGCCAGGGCGCGCCCGCCCCGGCGCCGGCCGCCCGCCGTCGGCTGCGGGCCGAGGTGGCGGAGGGGCTGCGGCACGTCTTCGGCAGCCCGGAGCTGCGCGCCCTCGTGCTCACCGGGACGCTCGCCAACCTCGGCGCGCAGATGATCAACTCCATGCTGCCGGTGCTGTTCACCCGCCGGCTGCACCTCCCCGTCGGGGCGCTCGGTCTGTACTGGGCGATCGGCGGCGTCGGACTCCTCCTCGGCGCGGCCTGCGCCCGCCGCCTCGGCGGACGCCTCGGCCACGGGCGCACCCTGGGACTGGCCGGGCTGTGGGTCGCCCCCGCCGCCCTGACCGTGGGACTGGTCGGGCGCGGTCCGTGGCTCTGGCTGGCCGGCGCCGGCTGGCTGATCACCATGACGAAGACAGGGATTGACAACGTCCTCGGCGTCAGCCTCCGCCAGCACCTCACCCCGGACTCCCTCTCCGGCCGCATGAACGCCACCTTCCGTTTCCTGCTGACCGGAGCGCTCGCCATCGGCTCCGCGCTCGGCGGCCTTGTCGGCGAGTACGTGGGCGTCCGCGCCGCGGCGTGGACGGGCGCGGTGTGCATGGCGGGCGCGTTCCTCCCGGTCCTCTGCTCGCCGCTGCGGACACTGCGCACGCTCCCGTCGACGACTCCGTCCGCGGCCCTGACGGTGGCGCCGGAGGCCCGGCCGGTGCCTGGGTGCGGGTGGGCGGGCGCGCTCAGTCCCACCACAGCACGACGAACAGGCCCCGCCGCGCCGCGTTCTCGTAGAAGTCCCTGA
- a CDS encoding ArsR/SmtB family transcription factor → MIEFEFGTEDLAHTRFALSPLWEVMASVRVLKGVDEQGLHRPWVERVRPRIAAADVDFSPLFDLVPVPTRSPWSGCVPGFVCPPPATPLPSLRVELAMVRATPPAMLRTTGRVPAARLAALRADPARELGRLTDVIEAYWELALAPYWARVLTLLEDDIRYRAVRLVEGGTQHLFADLDPQITWAGGSLRLEHRSVHGPRRLDGRGLLLMPSAFVWPRVFSTMTDDAPQPALRYPPRGIGTLWHARPTTVSEALAGVVGRSRATLLAELAAPASTTDLARRTGLTPGGVSQHLTALRTAGLVSAHRMGRQVLYARTRAGETVVEAAGSGG, encoded by the coding sequence ATGATCGAGTTCGAGTTCGGTACGGAAGACCTGGCCCATACGCGCTTCGCGCTGTCCCCGCTCTGGGAGGTGATGGCGAGCGTGCGCGTGCTGAAGGGCGTGGACGAGCAGGGCCTGCACCGCCCGTGGGTGGAGCGGGTGCGGCCGCGGATCGCCGCGGCGGACGTCGATTTCTCCCCGCTGTTCGACCTGGTTCCCGTACCGACGCGTTCGCCCTGGTCGGGCTGTGTCCCGGGGTTCGTGTGCCCACCGCCCGCGACCCCATTGCCGTCCCTGCGGGTGGAGTTGGCGATGGTCCGGGCCACCCCGCCGGCGATGCTGCGGACCACCGGCCGGGTGCCGGCCGCGCGCCTGGCGGCGCTGCGCGCGGATCCGGCACGGGAGCTCGGCCGGCTGACGGACGTCATCGAGGCGTACTGGGAGCTGGCGCTGGCCCCCTACTGGGCACGCGTCCTCACCCTGCTGGAGGACGACATCCGCTACCGGGCGGTACGTCTGGTGGAGGGCGGCACGCAGCACCTGTTCGCGGACCTGGACCCGCAGATCACCTGGGCGGGGGGCAGTCTGCGCCTGGAGCACCGGTCCGTCCACGGACCGCGCCGGCTCGACGGGCGGGGCCTGCTGCTGATGCCCTCCGCGTTCGTCTGGCCGCGCGTCTTCTCGACGATGACCGACGACGCGCCGCAGCCCGCGCTGCGCTATCCCCCGCGCGGCATCGGCACGTTGTGGCACGCGCGCCCGACGACGGTGTCGGAGGCCCTGGCGGGTGTGGTCGGCCGTTCCCGCGCGACGCTCCTCGCCGAACTGGCGGCCCCCGCCTCGACCACCGATCTCGCCCGCCGCACCGGCCTCACGCCCGGCGGCGTCTCCCAGCACCTGACCGCCCTGCGCACGGCCGGGCTGGTGAGCGCCCACCGCATGGGACGACAGGTGCTGTACGCGCGCACCCGGGCCGGGGAGACGGTGGTGGAGGCGGCCGGCTCGGGGGGCTGA
- a CDS encoding GNAT family N-acetyltransferase encodes MVRLRDEAARWMLARGITGQWRPGELDADHFRRVAEHGEVWLAEAGGRVVGAWELWWEDEDAWGPQAPVAGYVHRLMVDREAAAPGTGRLLLRAAERRVAEAGRDLVRLDCLAGNARLTAYYLDAGYRVVGHKAGKPQPGGAPKAFTLLEKALPGKALPGKALPGMGPAEKEPAEEGLPRG; translated from the coding sequence CTGGTCCGCCTCCGCGACGAAGCCGCCCGCTGGATGCTCGCCCGGGGCATCACCGGGCAGTGGCGGCCCGGTGAGCTGGACGCGGACCACTTCCGCCGGGTCGCCGAGCACGGCGAGGTGTGGCTGGCGGAGGCGGGCGGGCGGGTGGTCGGCGCCTGGGAGCTGTGGTGGGAGGACGAGGACGCGTGGGGGCCGCAGGCACCCGTGGCCGGGTACGTCCACCGGCTGATGGTGGACCGGGAGGCCGCCGCCCCCGGGACGGGCCGGCTGCTGCTGCGGGCCGCCGAGCGGCGGGTGGCCGAGGCCGGCCGGGACCTCGTCCGGCTCGACTGCCTCGCCGGCAACGCGCGCCTCACCGCGTACTACCTGGACGCCGGCTACCGCGTCGTCGGCCACAAGGCCGGCAAGCCGCAGCCGGGCGGCGCGCCGAAGGCATTCACGCTGCTGGAGAAGGCACTGCCGGGGAAGGCACTGCCCGGGAAGGCACTGCCCGGGATGGGGCCGGCGGAGAAGGAGCCGGCGGAGGAGGGGTTGCCGCGGGGCTGA
- a CDS encoding DUF2268 domain-containing protein — MQIIVHDTASATLDLLRRPPAERPDALRDLYAPLAGPMSVTGHFDPVQAHRMGSGFPLGDAGGGDDPRLPAALHRMRDAGVWQRVADSLDAAWERIDAAVPGVKHAETVHVVIVLGDPDDEHLTVRSSGYFGLGGFPGAIQLVMWPTDTSLRNIGHAAAHELHHNVRYANVTWDPAAVTVGEHVVAEGLAEAFARELAGERGLCPWTRALTGDRLDRAYERITADIDVAGMGNAFAYVLGDATARLVGQEPVGLPDFAGYGVGLRIVEAHMAATGLTAAESVALPAREILRNAGVATEA; from the coding sequence ATGCAGATCATCGTGCACGACACCGCTTCCGCCACCCTCGACCTCCTCCGCCGCCCGCCGGCGGAGCGCCCCGACGCCCTGCGGGACCTCTACGCCCCCCTCGCGGGCCCGATGTCCGTCACCGGGCACTTCGACCCCGTCCAGGCCCACCGCATGGGCAGCGGCTTCCCACTCGGCGACGCCGGCGGCGGCGACGACCCGCGGCTCCCCGCCGCCCTGCACCGGATGCGGGACGCGGGGGTGTGGCAGCGGGTGGCGGACTCGCTCGACGCCGCGTGGGAGCGGATCGACGCCGCCGTGCCCGGCGTCAAGCACGCCGAGACCGTGCACGTCGTCATCGTCCTCGGCGACCCCGACGACGAGCACCTCACCGTCCGCAGCTCCGGCTACTTCGGCCTCGGCGGCTTCCCCGGCGCCATCCAGCTCGTCATGTGGCCCACGGACACCAGCCTGCGGAACATCGGCCACGCCGCCGCCCACGAGCTGCACCACAACGTGCGCTACGCCAATGTGACCTGGGACCCGGCGGCCGTGACGGTCGGTGAACACGTCGTCGCGGAAGGGCTGGCCGAGGCGTTCGCCCGGGAACTGGCCGGCGAGCGGGGGCTGTGCCCTTGGACCAGGGCGCTGACCGGCGACCGCCTGGACCGCGCCTACGAGCGGATCACCGCCGACATCGACGTGGCCGGGATGGGGAACGCGTTCGCCTACGTCCTCGGCGACGCCACCGCCCGCCTGGTGGGCCAGGAGCCGGTCGGACTCCCGGACTTCGCGGGCTACGGCGTCGGCCTGCGCATCGTCGAGGCGCACATGGCGGCCACCGGCCTGACCGCCGCCGAGAGCGTGGCGCTGCCGGCGCGCGAGATCCTGCGCAACGCGGGGGTGGCGACGGAGGCGTGA
- a CDS encoding S1 family peptidase: protein MPAGAPERTSTSARRRFAAALLAGAALAAAAGVAAPPAAAVRGGASATVGEAPFAVLIKNPDAAEGPDSTWCGGTLVAPDKVLTAAHCVSNAPRPTALTVVGGRTDRLSSAGQERRVTRATLDPKYTPDLVHDAAVLTLDRPLPYKPLRVAKDEDAALYANGRTATVYGWGHTSGDTQGRKLRKAALTLSPLAACEPFSDTTDTTLKVCGTPAKGRSDSICSGDSGGPLVADGVLIGIVSTGNKYCDATYPVSVFTKVSTVAPELGL, encoded by the coding sequence ATGCCCGCAGGCGCGCCCGAGCGCACGTCCACGTCCGCACGCCGCCGGTTCGCCGCCGCCCTCCTGGCCGGTGCCGCCCTCGCCGCCGCCGCGGGCGTCGCGGCGCCGCCGGCCGCCGCCGTGCGCGGCGGGGCGTCGGCCACGGTCGGCGAGGCGCCGTTCGCCGTGCTGATCAAGAACCCGGACGCCGCCGAGGGGCCCGACAGCACGTGGTGCGGCGGCACGCTCGTCGCACCCGACAAGGTGCTGACGGCCGCCCACTGCGTGTCCAACGCCCCCCGCCCCACCGCGCTGACCGTCGTCGGCGGCCGTACCGACCGGCTCTCGTCGGCCGGGCAGGAGCGGCGCGTCACCCGCGCCACGCTGGATCCGAAGTACACCCCGGACCTCGTCCATGACGCGGCCGTGCTCACCCTGGACCGCCCGCTCCCGTACAAGCCGCTGCGCGTCGCGAAGGACGAGGACGCCGCGCTCTACGCGAACGGGCGCACCGCCACGGTCTACGGCTGGGGGCACACCAGCGGGGACACCCAGGGGCGGAAGCTGCGGAAGGCCGCGCTGACCCTCTCCCCGCTCGCCGCCTGCGAGCCGTTCTCCGACACCACGGACACCACCCTGAAGGTGTGCGGCACACCGGCGAAGGGCCGGTCGGACAGCATCTGTTCGGGCGACTCGGGCGGGCCGCTGGTGGCGGACGGCGTGCTCATCGGCATCGTCTCGACGGGCAACAAGTACTGCGACGCGACGTACCCGGTGTCCGTCTTCACCAAGGTGAGCACGGTCGCTCCGGAACTGGGGCTGTGA
- a CDS encoding LysE family translocator — MWTQTATAAGVLALLTVVPGPDMAVVTKRAVAAGRAEGLRTAAGITAGLLAWGVFTVVGLAAVLAASAEAYLAVKLLGAGYLGFLGLQALWQSRRGAPAPTAEAAPRGSRGAFVTGLVSNLLNPKIAVFYTGVLPTLAPDGLSATAGMSLLVLLHAVLTLSWLGTYAYVVSRARSVFERPRVRRALDRVTGVVLLGFGVRIAAEAG, encoded by the coding sequence ATGTGGACGCAGACGGCGACGGCCGCGGGGGTGCTCGCCCTGCTCACCGTGGTACCGGGCCCCGACATGGCCGTCGTCACCAAACGGGCCGTCGCCGCCGGGCGGGCGGAGGGCCTGCGCACCGCCGCGGGCATCACCGCCGGCCTGCTGGCCTGGGGCGTGTTCACGGTGGTGGGGCTGGCGGCGGTGCTCGCCGCGTCGGCCGAGGCGTACCTCGCCGTCAAGCTGCTCGGCGCCGGCTACCTGGGCTTCCTCGGCCTCCAGGCGCTCTGGCAGAGCCGGCGCGGGGCGCCCGCCCCCACGGCGGAGGCGGCACCGAGGGGTTCCCGGGGCGCGTTCGTCACCGGCCTGGTATCCAACCTCCTCAACCCGAAGATCGCCGTCTTCTACACCGGCGTCCTGCCCACCCTGGCCCCGGACGGCCTCTCCGCGACGGCGGGCATGAGCCTGCTGGTCCTGCTGCACGCGGTGCTGACCCTGTCCTGGCTGGGCACGTACGCGTACGTCGTCTCCCGCGCCCGGTCGGTCTTCGAACGGCCGCGGGTGCGGCGCGCGTTGGACCGCGTGACGGGCGTCGTCCTGCTCGGCTTCGGCGTCCGCATCGCGGCCGAGGCCGGCTGA
- a CDS encoding MOSC N-terminal beta barrel domain-containing protein, translating into MRSALGTVERIRRYPLKSTGGERLERADIEARGLAGDRLYAVRDAEGRFGSGKNTRRFHRMPGLPRLRSRYPDGSDAPRLLDSPRTRGSTTPHPSPGPSSPSGGSSGRCWAGTGPTPGRHPGADAARPAAGRPPRGPEAAGGARRSVPSPVPDPGRVGLRDRRPDRARGAAHRLGAGRQGEATAAGQPSS; encoded by the coding sequence ATGCGCTCGGCACTCGGCACGGTCGAACGGATCCGGCGCTACCCGCTGAAGTCCACCGGCGGCGAACGGCTGGAGCGCGCGGACATCGAGGCGCGGGGGCTCGCGGGCGACCGGCTGTACGCGGTCCGGGACGCCGAGGGCCGGTTCGGCTCGGGGAAGAACACCCGCCGCTTCCACCGGATGCCCGGCCTGCCGCGGCTGCGTTCCCGCTACCCGGACGGCTCGGACGCGCCGCGGCTCCTCGACTCGCCGAGGACGAGGGGGAGTACGACTCCTCACCCGTCGCCCGGACCCTCTTCGCCATCCGGTGGAAGCTCGGGGCGCTGCTGGGCCGGGACCGGCCCGACGCCGGGCCGGCACCCGGGTGCCGACGCTGCCCGACCGGCTGCCGGCCGACCTCCGCGAGGGCCCGAGGCGGCCGGAGGCGCCCGGCGGTCCGTTCCGTCCCCTGTACCGGACCCAGGACGAGTGGGCCTGCGAGATCGCCGACCGGACCGTGCACGCGGTGCGGCACATCGGCTGGGTGCCGGACGGCAAGGGGAGGCTACCGCGGCCGGCCAGCCGTCCTCGTGA
- a CDS encoding DUF2867 domain-containing protein, which translates to MKPDGLLGRAYMAAIKPFRYTAVPPGDAPGHRPRAAEGARPASRPAAHTYHPAPITPPRPHFWPLGPHCG; encoded by the coding sequence GTGAAGCCCGACGGCCTGCTCGGCAGGGCGTACATGGCGGCGATCAAGCCGTTCCGGTACACCGCGGTCCCACCCGGCGATGCTCCGGGGCATCGGCCGCGCGCGGCAGAGGGAGCTCGCCCCGCCTCCCGCCCCGCCGCGCACACGTACCACCCGGCACCCATCACCCCGCCCCGGCCGCACTTTTGGCCGCTAGGTCCGCATTGCGGATAA
- a CDS encoding beta-ketoacyl-[acyl-carrier-protein] synthase family protein, whose product MSAGNADAVLVTGLGATTPLGGDTASTWAAMLAGESGIGPIEEEWAAALPVRIAGRLKVEPTEVLDRVKARRMDRCEQIALIAAREAWADAGRPEVDPERLAVVIGTGTGGALTLLGQDDVLETSGVRKVSPHTVPMLMANGPAAWVSIELGARGGAHTPVSACASGAEAIAQGLDLIRLGRADVVVAGGTEACVCALPMAGFAQAKAHSTRNDEPERASRPFDVDRDGFVIGEGAAVVVLERAGFAAARAARAHAALAGAGVTSDAHHITAAHQDGQVRAMRRALTDAGLSPRDIALVQAHATSTQLGDLTEARSVAEALGTHPVVTATKSMTGHLFGAAGALGAIATILALRDGAVPPTRNLDTQDPDIPLDIVTGEPRRGPLTAGLANAFGFGGHNASLVFTPAP is encoded by the coding sequence GTGAGCGCTGGGAACGCCGACGCCGTACTGGTCACCGGCCTGGGGGCCACGACACCGCTGGGCGGGGACACCGCGTCCACCTGGGCGGCGATGCTGGCCGGGGAGTCGGGGATCGGCCCCATCGAGGAGGAGTGGGCGGCCGCGCTGCCCGTCCGGATCGCCGGCCGGCTGAAGGTGGAGCCCACCGAGGTGCTGGACCGGGTGAAGGCCCGCCGCATGGACCGCTGTGAGCAGATCGCCCTGATCGCCGCCCGTGAGGCGTGGGCCGACGCGGGCCGGCCCGAGGTCGACCCCGAACGGCTGGCCGTCGTCATCGGTACGGGCACGGGAGGCGCCCTGACCCTGCTCGGCCAGGACGACGTCCTGGAGACCTCCGGCGTCCGGAAGGTCTCCCCGCACACCGTGCCCATGCTGATGGCCAACGGCCCCGCCGCCTGGGTCAGCATCGAACTGGGCGCCCGGGGCGGCGCCCACACCCCGGTCAGCGCCTGCGCCTCCGGGGCCGAGGCCATCGCCCAGGGCCTGGACCTGATCCGGCTGGGCCGCGCCGACGTGGTCGTGGCGGGCGGCACCGAGGCGTGCGTCTGCGCCCTGCCGATGGCCGGGTTCGCCCAGGCCAAGGCGCACTCGACACGCAACGACGAGCCGGAGCGGGCGTCCCGGCCGTTCGACGTCGACCGCGACGGCTTCGTCATCGGCGAGGGGGCCGCCGTGGTCGTCCTGGAACGCGCCGGATTCGCGGCGGCCCGGGCGGCCCGCGCCCACGCGGCGCTCGCCGGGGCCGGCGTCACCTCCGACGCGCACCACATCACCGCCGCGCACCAGGACGGTCAGGTACGGGCCATGCGCCGGGCGCTCACCGACGCCGGGCTGTCCCCGCGCGACATCGCGCTCGTCCAGGCCCACGCCACGTCCACCCAGCTGGGCGACCTGACCGAGGCCCGTTCGGTCGCGGAGGCCCTCGGCACCCATCCGGTCGTGACGGCCACCAAGTCGATGACCGGCCACCTCTTCGGCGCGGCGGGCGCGCTCGGCGCGATCGCCACGATCCTCGCCCTCCGCGACGGCGCCGTCCCGCCCACCCGGAACCTCGACACCCAGGACCCGGACATCCCCCTCGACATCGTCACCGGCGAGCCGCGCCGCGGCCCGTTGACGGCGGGCCTGGCGAACGCCTTCGGCTTCGGCGGCCACAACGCGTCGCTGGTGTTCACACCGGCGCCGTGA